One Ficedula albicollis isolate OC2 chromosome 15, FicAlb1.5, whole genome shotgun sequence genomic window carries:
- the UBE2L3 gene encoding ubiquitin-conjugating enzyme E2 L3 yields MKNFRNIQVDEANLLTWQGLIVPDNPPYDKGAFRIEINFPAEYPFKPPKITFKTKIYHPNIDEKGQVCLPVISAENWKPATKTDQVIQSLIALVNDPQPEHPLRADLAEEYSKDRKKFCKNAEEFTKKYGEKRPVD; encoded by the exons ATGAAAAACTTCCGTAATATCCAGGTTGATGAAGCTAATTTATTGACCTGGCAAGGGCTTATTGTTCCT GACAATCCTCCATATGATAAAGGAGCCTTCAGAATTGAAATCAATTTCCCAGCAGAATATCCATTCAAACCTCCTAAGattacatttaaaacaaagatcTATCACCCTAACATCGATGAAAAGGGGCAGGTTTGTCTGCCAGTAATTAGTGCTGAAAACTGGAAGCCAGCAACCAAAACTGACCAAG TAATCCAGTCCCTCATAGCACTGGTGAATGATCCACAGCCTGAGCACCCCCTCCGGGCTGACCTAGCTGAAGAATACTCTAAGGACCGtaaaaaattctgtaagaatGCTGAAGAGTTTACAAAGAAATATGGTGAAAAGCGACCTGTGGACTAA